In Thermomonas carbonis, a single genomic region encodes these proteins:
- the prfB gene encoding peptide chain release factor 2 (programmed frameshift) encodes MIELNPVRNRIADLIGRLDSLRGFLDYDAKRERLEEVERELENPDVWNDPERAQALGRERSMLDKTVNGIRELTEGLAGGNELLELAEMEDDEETALAVVADVDQFEKRVEAIEFQRMFSGKMDSASAFVDIQAGAGGTEAQDWAEILLRMYLRWAESRGWKTELMEVSGGDVAGIKSATFRVEGEYAYGWLKTEIGVHRLVRKSPFDSDNRRHTSFTSVFVSPEVDDDIEIDINPADLRTDVYRSSGAGGQHVNKTESAVRITHIPTNTVVACQNGRSQHQNRDTAMKMLAAKLYELEIQKRNAEKDALEATKSDIGWGSQIRNYVLDQSRIKDLRTGIERSDTQKVLDGDLDEFVEASLKSGLEAGSKRSDAV; translated from the exons ATGATCGAGCTCAATCCCGTCCGCAACCGCATCGCCGACCTGATCGGTCGCCTCGATTCGCTTCGGGGGTTTCTT GACTACGATGCCAAGCGCGAGCGCCTGGAAGAAGTAGAACGCGAACTCGAGAACCCCGACGTCTGGAACGATCCGGAGCGTGCGCAAGCGCTGGGCCGGGAACGTTCTATGCTGGACAAGACCGTCAACGGCATCCGCGAGCTCACCGAGGGCTTGGCCGGCGGCAACGAACTGCTCGAACTGGCCGAAATGGAAGACGACGAGGAAACCGCGCTTGCGGTGGTCGCGGACGTCGACCAGTTCGAGAAGCGCGTCGAGGCCATCGAGTTCCAGCGCATGTTCTCCGGCAAGATGGATTCGGCGAGTGCGTTCGTCGATATCCAGGCCGGCGCCGGCGGCACCGAGGCGCAGGACTGGGCCGAGATCCTGCTGCGCATGTACCTGCGCTGGGCCGAGTCCCGCGGCTGGAAGACCGAACTGATGGAAGTCAGCGGCGGCGACGTGGCCGGGATCAAGTCCGCCACGTTCCGCGTGGAAGGCGAGTACGCCTACGGCTGGCTGAAGACCGAGATCGGCGTGCACCGGCTGGTGCGCAAGTCGCCGTTCGATTCCGACAACCGCCGCCACACCAGCTTCACCAGTGTGTTCGTGTCGCCGGAAGTCGACGACGACATCGAGATCGACATCAATCCGGCCGACCTGCGCACCGATGTGTACCGCTCGTCCGGTGCCGGTGGCCAGCACGTCAACAAGACGGAGTCGGCGGTGCGCATCACCCACATCCCGACCAATACCGTGGTGGCCTGCCAGAACGGCCGTAGCCAGCACCAGAACCGCGACACCGCGATGAAGATGCTGGCTGCGAAGCTGTACGAGCTGGAGATCCAGAAGCGCAACGCGGAGAAAGACGCGCTGGAAGCCACCAAGTCCGACATCGGCTGGGGCAGCCAGATCCGCAACTACGTGCTGGACCAGTCACGCATCAAGGACCTCCGCACCGGCATCGAGCGCAGCGATACGCAGAAGGTGCTGGACGGCGACCTCGACGAATTCGTGGAAGCGAGCCTGAAGTCGGGGCTGGAGGCCGGGTCGAAACGGAGCGATGCGGTCTGA
- a CDS encoding crotonase/enoyl-CoA hydratase family protein produces the protein MNAVVVQHPNSLAFRASPRITTEIRRLHADALWITLHKDTATGLQNFTPDLVGEFHDLVEDLQYGRSAFAGYAVVQSADSNYFSMGGDLRFFRDCIQRRDALRLRDYSMRCLDLLLSWSGKMKDTSTSIALVQGRALGGGFEMALSTDYLIAEEHSSFGFPEIMFGLFPCTGAMGLLSARIGARQAERMMTNKKIYSAIELYDMGLVDELCARGEGELAVGRFIANHASRQKARLKVQQSRYRHSSLDRAEGRRVVEDWVETAMQLSPEELRAMEMLILMQQREAAPPARRAAVA, from the coding sequence ATGAACGCAGTCGTTGTCCAGCATCCGAATTCCCTGGCTTTCCGCGCCAGCCCGCGCATCACCACGGAAATACGTCGCCTGCACGCCGACGCCCTCTGGATCACGCTCCACAAGGACACCGCCACCGGTCTGCAGAACTTCACCCCCGACCTGGTGGGCGAGTTCCACGACCTGGTGGAAGACCTGCAGTACGGGCGGTCGGCCTTCGCCGGTTATGCGGTGGTGCAATCGGCCGATTCCAACTACTTCAGCATGGGGGGCGACCTTCGTTTTTTCCGGGATTGCATCCAGCGTCGCGACGCACTCCGCTTGCGCGATTATTCGATGCGCTGCCTCGATCTGTTGCTGTCCTGGAGCGGCAAGATGAAAGACACCAGCACGTCGATCGCCCTCGTCCAGGGCCGTGCATTGGGCGGCGGCTTCGAGATGGCGCTGAGCACGGATTACCTGATCGCGGAGGAGCACAGTTCGTTCGGCTTCCCGGAAATCATGTTCGGCCTGTTCCCCTGCACGGGCGCGATGGGGCTGCTGTCGGCACGCATCGGTGCGCGTCAGGCGGAACGAATGATGACCAACAAGAAGATCTATTCGGCGATCGAGTTGTACGACATGGGCCTGGTGGATGAACTTTGCGCTCGCGGCGAAGGCGAGCTGGCGGTCGGGCGGTTCATCGCCAATCACGCCTCGCGCCAGAAGGCGCGGCTGAAAGTGCAGCAGAGCCGCTACCGCCACAGTTCGCTGGACCGCGCGGAAGGCAGGCGGGTCGTGGAGGACTGGGTGGAGACCGCGATGCAGTTGTCGCCGGAGGAACTCCGCGCCATGGAGATGCTGATCCTGATGCAGCAACGCGAAGCTGCCCCGCCTGCACGACGGGCTGCCGTTGCCTGA
- the lysS gene encoding lysine--tRNA ligase: MTDETQSPHTDENHLIAERRAKLAAMRGQGIAFPNDARRADFAGDLQADYADGEQWTAEALEAAGRRVAIAGRLLAKRVMGKAAFATVQDMSGRIQLFLQSTALGDTYDAFKGWDIGDIVAVEGAVTRTRTGELSVKVDALRLLVKSLRPLPDKFHGLADVEQRYRQRYVDLIVNPEARDVFIARSRIVSAMRRWLDARRFLEVETPMMHYIVGGATAKPFTTHHNALDLDLFLRVAPELYLKRLTVGGLERVYEINRNFRNEGVSTRHNPEFTMLELYEAYASYIEVMDLTEGMIRDVGLEAMGKTVFEWDGNNIDVAPAFRRWKLEEAVRELNPEISVADCRDRDALAAHCARLGVHVKPGYGWGKLLLEIFEKTVETGLIQPTFITHYPVEVSPLARESDVEPGITDRFELFIGGKELANGFSELNDPEDQAARFRAQVEAKDRGDDEAMHFDADYIRALEVGLPPTGGLGVGIDRLVMLLTGSSSIRDVLLFPYMRPEHAAG, from the coding sequence ATGACCGACGAAACGCAGTCCCCGCACACCGACGAAAACCACCTGATTGCCGAGCGTCGCGCCAAGCTCGCAGCCATGCGCGGGCAGGGCATCGCGTTCCCGAACGACGCGCGTCGCGCCGATTTCGCCGGCGACTTGCAGGCCGATTACGCCGACGGGGAGCAATGGACTGCCGAAGCGCTGGAAGCGGCCGGTCGCCGCGTCGCCATCGCCGGGCGCCTGCTGGCCAAGCGGGTCATGGGCAAGGCCGCGTTCGCGACCGTGCAGGACATGAGTGGCCGCATCCAGCTGTTCCTGCAATCGACCGCGCTGGGCGACACCTACGACGCGTTCAAGGGCTGGGACATCGGCGACATCGTGGCCGTCGAAGGCGCTGTCACGCGCACCCGCACCGGCGAGCTGTCGGTCAAGGTCGATGCGCTGCGCCTGCTGGTGAAGTCGCTGCGGCCGTTGCCGGACAAGTTCCATGGCCTGGCCGATGTCGAGCAGCGCTATCGCCAGCGCTACGTCGACCTGATCGTCAATCCGGAAGCACGCGACGTGTTCATCGCGCGCTCGCGGATCGTGTCGGCGATGCGCCGCTGGCTGGACGCGCGCCGCTTCCTGGAAGTGGAGACGCCGATGATGCATTACATCGTCGGCGGGGCCACCGCCAAGCCGTTCACCACCCACCACAACGCACTCGACCTCGACCTGTTCCTGCGCGTCGCGCCCGAGCTCTATCTCAAGCGGTTGACCGTGGGCGGCCTGGAGCGCGTCTACGAGATCAACCGCAACTTCCGCAACGAAGGCGTGAGCACCCGGCACAACCCGGAATTCACCATGCTCGAGTTGTACGAAGCCTATGCCTCGTACATCGAAGTCATGGATCTCACCGAAGGCATGATCCGCGACGTCGGCCTCGAGGCGATGGGCAAGACCGTGTTCGAGTGGGATGGCAACAACATCGATGTCGCACCCGCGTTCCGTCGCTGGAAGCTGGAAGAAGCGGTTCGCGAATTGAACCCGGAAATTTCCGTCGCCGACTGTCGCGACCGCGACGCACTTGCCGCGCATTGCGCGCGCCTGGGCGTGCATGTGAAGCCGGGCTACGGCTGGGGCAAGCTGCTGCTGGAAATCTTCGAGAAGACCGTCGAGACCGGCCTGATCCAGCCGACCTTCATCACCCATTACCCGGTGGAAGTCAGCCCGCTGGCGCGCGAGTCCGATGTCGAGCCCGGCATCACCGACCGCTTCGAGTTGTTCATCGGCGGCAAGGAGCTGGCAAACGGCTTCTCCGAGCTCAATGACCCCGAGGACCAAGCCGCGCGCTTCCGCGCACAGGTCGAGGCCAAGGACCGCGGCGATGACGAAGCCATGCATTTCGATGCCGACTACATCCGCGCGCTCGAAGTCGGCCTGCCGCCGACCGGGGGGCTGGGCGTCGGCATCGACCGGTTGGTGATGCTGCTGACCGGATCGTCCTCGATCCGCGATGTGCTGCTGTTCCCGTACATGCGTCCGGAGCACGCGGCAGGGTGA
- a CDS encoding beta-ketoacyl-[acyl-carrier-protein] synthase family protein, protein MQQQVAITGLGVISPIGLDVQSVAMSLRDARSGISTIRVSPLEREVAAGVIEASFEAAFTRLELPFLDRCQQMAILAARQAVNDAGFDLFDAFGQRAGLYYGNVNGGVASAQAWYQQMLLEGKQASRPYSAMAIMGNAGAAQVALRHKVLGPVISNATACGSSGVAISDAARAIRDGYLDVAIAGGAEAPLVASLVGVFQGTRAMSPPDATDPAQTCKPFARDRSGLVLGEGAAFLVLESAAHAHARGARCYGYVSGSGISNDAHHIGMPASEGQVRALRAALSDASLDARDVGYVNAHATATEGGDVIEAAALREVFGAGPEGARVSSTKSVHGHLLGATSALELLLTIVAMEGDLLPASAHLQHVDPRCELNHVGARPITGHAIEHALSFSCGFGGTNVALVVSRRPPDPST, encoded by the coding sequence ATGCAGCAACAAGTCGCGATCACCGGTCTTGGCGTGATTTCGCCGATCGGTCTTGATGTCCAGTCCGTTGCCATGTCCCTGCGCGATGCGCGATCCGGCATCAGCACCATCCGCGTGTCGCCACTCGAGCGGGAGGTCGCCGCAGGTGTGATCGAGGCATCGTTCGAGGCGGCTTTCACGCGATTGGAGTTGCCGTTCCTGGATCGCTGCCAGCAAATGGCGATTCTGGCGGCGCGGCAGGCCGTGAATGACGCGGGTTTCGATCTTTTCGATGCCTTCGGCCAGCGTGCGGGCCTGTACTACGGCAACGTCAATGGCGGAGTGGCATCCGCGCAGGCCTGGTACCAACAGATGCTACTGGAGGGCAAGCAGGCCTCGCGTCCGTATTCTGCGATGGCGATCATGGGCAACGCCGGTGCTGCCCAGGTGGCATTGCGCCACAAGGTGCTCGGACCCGTCATCAGTAACGCCACGGCCTGTGGTTCGTCGGGGGTTGCGATCAGCGATGCCGCGCGTGCGATTCGCGATGGCTACCTGGATGTGGCGATTGCCGGTGGGGCCGAAGCGCCGCTGGTTGCCAGCCTGGTCGGTGTCTTCCAAGGCACGCGTGCGATGTCTCCGCCGGATGCGACAGACCCGGCACAGACCTGCAAACCATTCGCCCGCGATCGGTCCGGACTGGTGTTGGGGGAGGGCGCGGCGTTCCTGGTGCTCGAATCCGCGGCGCACGCGCATGCGCGCGGTGCCCGGTGCTACGGGTATGTGTCGGGATCCGGCATTTCCAACGATGCCCACCACATCGGCATGCCGGCGAGCGAAGGGCAGGTGCGCGCGCTGCGTGCGGCCCTGTCCGATGCCTCCCTGGATGCGCGCGATGTCGGTTACGTGAATGCACACGCCACGGCGACCGAGGGTGGCGACGTGATCGAGGCGGCGGCGCTGCGGGAAGTCTTCGGTGCGGGGCCGGAGGGTGCACGGGTCTCTTCCACCAAGTCGGTGCATGGTCACCTGCTGGGTGCGACCAGTGCGCTTGAGCTGCTGCTCACGATCGTCGCCATGGAAGGTGATTTGTTACCCGCCAGCGCGCATCTGCAGCATGTGGATCCGCGTTGCGAACTCAACCATGTCGGCGCGCGACCCATCACCGGTCACGCGATCGAGCACGCGCTGTCTTTTTCCTGCGGTTTCGGCGGCACCAATGTCGCGCTGGTGGTTTCCCGCAGGCCGCCCGACCCATCCACCTGA
- a CDS encoding acyltransferase family protein yields the protein MQRRHDLDWVRILAFALLVPYHVGMYYVSWDFHVKSAELVPALEPLMVLSAPWRLALLFLVSGVATAHLLAKRPQGFLPQRSWRLLLPLLFGMYVVVPPQAYFELVEKVPGGYSASYLGFMADYLKGGDLHCMAPGDCVDAPTWNHLWFIAYLWLYTAVLWGARLLPLAWRDNIAGVVRKACSGQGILWWPMLVLVATRVLVYPHAPSSHDLVEDAYNHLQYGLVFAIGYLLASADGVWETLRRYRHRMLLLAIASYVLMLALFFAFDGVDPIPSRWMSLIWTFWGMMEWAAMSAILGYARSWNPKDSPLLRYLTAAVFPFYILHQTVIVVLAHSLKPLHIAPVQEGPLLIGVTFALCLLGYEVIRRVPLLRPLFGLKREATPRPVPGAPPATG from the coding sequence GTGCAGCGCCGACATGATCTCGACTGGGTCCGCATCCTTGCCTTCGCCCTGCTGGTCCCCTACCACGTGGGCATGTACTACGTGAGCTGGGACTTCCACGTCAAAAGCGCGGAGCTGGTTCCCGCGCTGGAGCCGCTGATGGTCCTCAGCGCGCCCTGGCGGCTCGCACTGCTGTTCCTGGTGTCGGGCGTTGCCACCGCGCATCTGCTGGCGAAACGTCCGCAAGGTTTCCTGCCACAGCGCTCGTGGCGGCTGCTGCTGCCGCTGCTGTTCGGCATGTACGTCGTGGTGCCGCCCCAAGCCTATTTCGAGCTGGTCGAGAAAGTCCCGGGCGGCTACAGCGCCAGCTACTTGGGTTTCATGGCCGACTACCTGAAGGGTGGCGACCTCCATTGCATGGCACCGGGCGACTGCGTGGACGCACCGACGTGGAACCACCTGTGGTTCATCGCCTACCTGTGGTTGTACACGGCGGTTCTGTGGGGCGCGCGCCTGTTGCCGCTGGCATGGCGGGACAATATTGCGGGAGTCGTACGCAAGGCATGCAGCGGCCAGGGCATCTTGTGGTGGCCGATGCTGGTGCTGGTCGCGACGCGCGTGTTGGTGTATCCGCATGCGCCGTCGAGCCATGACCTGGTCGAAGATGCCTACAACCACCTGCAGTACGGGCTGGTGTTCGCGATCGGATACCTGCTGGCATCGGCGGATGGCGTCTGGGAGACGTTGCGCCGATACCGGCACAGGATGCTGCTGCTGGCGATCGCCAGCTATGTGCTGATGCTGGCGCTGTTCTTCGCGTTCGACGGCGTCGACCCCATTCCGTCGCGCTGGATGAGCCTGATCTGGACGTTCTGGGGAATGATGGAGTGGGCTGCGATGAGCGCGATCCTGGGGTATGCCCGCAGCTGGAACCCCAAGGACAGCCCGTTGTTGCGTTACCTGACCGCAGCGGTCTTCCCCTTCTACATCCTCCATCAGACCGTCATCGTGGTCCTGGCGCATTCACTGAAGCCGCTGCATATCGCGCCCGTGCAGGAGGGTCCGCTGCTGATCGGCGTCACGTTCGCGTTGTGCCTGCTGGGCTACGAGGTCATCCGTCGCGTCCCGTTGTTGCGACCGTTGTTCGGGCTCAAGCGGGAAGCGACGCCGAGGCCGGTTCCCGGTGCACCACCAGCAACTGGATAG
- a CDS encoding response regulator, producing the protein MDIVIVDDQPSARTMLRHIVQDIGPQLDVHDFGEPDVALEWCNENRPDLLLLDYRMPGMDGLELAKAFRRPLRNRDVPIVLVTVVGDEPVRQAALDAGVIDFLVKPIRPRELRARCRNLLQLRQQSESVKQRALSLEQRLLASMHEVEERERETLSRLARAIELRDSGTSAYLERMARIAGLIAESMGLPEDQVRIIELAAPLHDIGKIAIPDSLLMKPGALDDDERRRMQTHPRIGYELLQDSQNRFIQAGAKIALHHHERYDGTGYPDGLAGNEIPIEARVVTTADVFDALISPRPYKKAWSIESALDYLREQSGRLFDPACVDALIREERRLREICAATALPARTPWLQ; encoded by the coding sequence ATGGACATAGTCATCGTCGACGACCAGCCTTCCGCGCGCACCATGTTGCGGCACATCGTGCAGGACATCGGGCCGCAGCTCGACGTGCACGATTTCGGCGAGCCTGACGTGGCGCTGGAGTGGTGCAACGAAAACCGCCCGGACCTGCTGCTGCTGGATTACCGCATGCCCGGCATGGATGGCCTGGAACTGGCCAAGGCCTTCCGCCGCCCGTTGCGCAACCGCGACGTGCCGATCGTGCTGGTGACCGTGGTCGGCGACGAACCGGTCCGCCAGGCCGCGCTGGATGCCGGGGTGATCGATTTCCTGGTCAAGCCGATCCGCCCGCGCGAGCTGCGGGCGCGCTGCCGCAACCTGCTGCAGCTGCGCCAGCAGTCGGAGTCGGTCAAGCAGCGCGCGTTGTCGCTGGAGCAACGGCTGCTGGCCAGCATGCATGAGGTCGAGGAGCGCGAGCGGGAAACATTGTCCCGATTGGCCCGCGCGATCGAATTGCGCGACAGCGGCACCAGCGCCTACCTGGAGCGCATGGCGCGCATTGCCGGTCTCATCGCGGAGTCGATGGGGCTGCCGGAAGACCAGGTTCGCATCATCGAACTCGCCGCGCCCCTGCATGACATCGGCAAGATCGCGATTCCCGATTCGCTGCTGATGAAACCCGGCGCACTCGATGACGACGAGCGCCGCAGGATGCAGACACATCCCAGGATCGGCTACGAGCTCCTGCAGGACAGCCAGAACCGGTTCATCCAGGCGGGGGCGAAGATCGCCTTGCATCATCACGAACGCTATGACGGCACCGGGTATCCCGATGGCTTGGCGGGCAACGAGATCCCGATCGAAGCGAGGGTGGTGACCACCGCCGATGTCTTCGACGCACTGATCTCTCCGCGCCCTTACAAGAAGGCCTGGAGCATCGAGTCCGCGCTCGACTACCTGCGGGAGCAATCCGGTCGCCTGTTCGATCCTGCCTGTGTCGACGCATTGATCCGCGAGGAGCGCCGCTTGCGCGAGATCTGCGCAGCCACCGCCTTGCCGGCCAGGACGCCCTGGCTGCAATAG
- a CDS encoding VIT domain-containing protein: protein MKRLLMILAAGVAALGIVVDSPAQHVRPEPARTIPAWIEAPGAETPVALERAEVEVATVGGLARTTLLLTLRNPNARILEGTLQFPLQPGQQVTAFALDIDGAMRDAVPVPKQQGRQVFESIERRNVDPALLEQTAGNHFRLRVYPLPARGTRQVRLVLDEPMRRDGEHWRLALPAGLLSAASAVSLRVHGATQAPILDGAFNAPQWQRDGDGQRTALQRGDAGSAAGLSVHFPASASVRAHVGQHGDVHYVLAELPVAATSKPRVIPRHVGLLWDASASGRKRDHAGEFALLDRYFKAMGDGRVQLRLLRDRGMDGGSFQVRGGDWSELRKALSTTVYDGATDLADWTPAQDIGEYLLVSDGLRNYGMQSVPSLAAGQRLYALASTTADASRLAALAEARGGRMVAWQGRAGLDAAAQALLSDGSHVVALEGEGVDQLVAQSRWVDEGILRVAGRLREPAGTIIVTIQDASGGRRIKLPVTSTGIAYPQVPQAWATWSVAQLSAEPERNRAAIARLGSEFSLVTAGTSLLVLDDPADYVRYDIPAPPELQAQVASLRATQTQSREASRTQRLDALSMDFAGRIAWWEREFPKGARPIVEARKAAAGAGALYSVAAPASSANERAAAASVAPPPAPVAEAPAADAATLDTVAVVGSGSARERDEDGASGQSTGARAATIRLQSWEPDSPYARRLRAAPTDQLYALYLDERDSRAASTAFYLDVAGMLLQRDRRDEALRVLSNLAELELENRHVLRVLGYRLMQAKAYPLAVQVFRQVSEMADEEPQSHRDLALALAADGARQEAIRHLYDVATRQWDGRFAEIELVALNELNQIVATSPAQLDTGFIDPRLLKNMPLDLRVALSWDSDNSDMDLWVTDPNGEKCYYSNTLTYQGGLISDDFTGGYGPEEFVLRDAKPGKYRIEAHYFGDRQQVVTGATTLSLRLSTAWGTRKQRDQTVTLRLSGKNESVLVGEFEVE, encoded by the coding sequence ATGAAACGCCTGCTGATGATCCTCGCCGCCGGGGTTGCCGCGCTCGGCATCGTCGTCGACAGTCCCGCGCAGCACGTGCGGCCGGAACCGGCGCGAACAATCCCGGCATGGATCGAGGCACCGGGCGCGGAAACGCCGGTGGCCCTGGAGCGGGCGGAGGTCGAGGTCGCGACGGTGGGCGGCCTGGCCCGCACGACCTTGCTGCTCACCCTGCGCAACCCGAACGCCAGGATCCTGGAAGGCACCCTGCAATTCCCGTTGCAGCCGGGCCAGCAGGTCACCGCATTCGCGCTGGATATCGACGGCGCGATGCGCGATGCGGTGCCGGTGCCGAAGCAGCAGGGCCGGCAGGTGTTCGAGAGCATCGAGCGCCGCAACGTCGACCCGGCCCTGCTCGAGCAGACCGCCGGCAATCATTTCCGCCTGCGGGTGTATCCGTTGCCGGCGCGTGGCACGCGGCAGGTGCGACTGGTGCTCGACGAACCGATGCGTCGCGATGGCGAGCACTGGCGACTGGCATTGCCGGCCGGATTGCTGTCGGCGGCATCCGCGGTGTCCTTGCGTGTTCACGGCGCGACACAAGCCCCGATCCTCGATGGCGCGTTCAACGCGCCGCAATGGCAACGCGATGGCGATGGCCAGCGCACCGCATTGCAGCGCGGCGATGCCGGCTCTGCGGCCGGCCTTTCCGTGCATTTCCCGGCATCTGCATCGGTGCGCGCCCATGTGGGCCAGCATGGCGATGTGCATTACGTGCTCGCCGAGTTGCCGGTTGCTGCGACATCGAAGCCCCGCGTCATCCCCAGGCATGTCGGGCTGCTATGGGACGCCTCGGCCTCGGGCCGCAAGCGCGACCATGCGGGCGAGTTCGCACTGCTGGACCGCTATTTCAAGGCAATGGGCGACGGCCGCGTCCAGCTCCGGCTGCTGCGCGATCGCGGCATGGATGGTGGGTCGTTCCAGGTGCGTGGCGGCGACTGGAGCGAGCTTCGCAAGGCTTTGTCCACGACGGTTTATGACGGTGCCACCGACCTCGCGGATTGGACGCCTGCACAAGATATCGGCGAGTACCTGCTGGTCAGCGACGGCCTGCGGAACTACGGCATGCAGTCAGTGCCGTCGCTCGCTGCAGGCCAGCGCCTGTACGCCCTCGCCAGTACCACGGCCGATGCCTCGCGGCTGGCCGCGCTGGCCGAAGCGCGAGGCGGCCGGATGGTGGCGTGGCAGGGGCGTGCCGGGCTGGACGCCGCCGCGCAGGCGCTGCTCTCGGACGGCTCGCATGTGGTCGCACTGGAAGGCGAGGGTGTCGACCAGCTGGTGGCACAGTCGCGCTGGGTCGATGAGGGCATCCTGCGCGTGGCCGGGCGTCTGCGCGAACCTGCCGGCACTATCATCGTGACGATCCAGGATGCCAGTGGCGGTCGCCGCATCAAGCTGCCGGTGACCAGCACCGGAATCGCGTATCCGCAGGTGCCGCAGGCGTGGGCGACGTGGTCGGTCGCGCAGTTGTCCGCCGAGCCCGAGCGCAATCGCGCGGCAATCGCACGATTGGGCAGCGAATTTTCGCTGGTGACGGCAGGCACGTCGCTGCTGGTGCTGGATGATCCGGCCGACTACGTCCGCTACGACATTCCTGCGCCGCCGGAATTGCAAGCACAGGTAGCCAGCCTGCGCGCGACGCAAACGCAGTCACGCGAGGCCTCGCGCACTCAACGTCTCGACGCCCTGTCGATGGATTTCGCTGGCCGCATCGCTTGGTGGGAACGCGAGTTCCCGAAGGGTGCACGGCCCATCGTTGAAGCAAGGAAGGCCGCGGCCGGTGCTGGTGCGCTGTACAGCGTGGCGGCTCCGGCTTCAAGTGCGAATGAGCGCGCTGCGGCGGCATCGGTGGCCCCGCCGCCCGCACCAGTCGCGGAAGCGCCAGCTGCGGATGCGGCGACGCTGGATACGGTGGCGGTCGTCGGGTCGGGCAGCGCGCGCGAGCGTGATGAAGATGGCGCAAGCGGGCAATCCACCGGTGCCCGTGCTGCCACCATCCGCCTGCAATCGTGGGAACCGGATTCGCCGTATGCCCGCCGCTTGCGTGCCGCGCCCACCGACCAGCTCTACGCGCTGTACCTCGACGAGCGCGACAGTCGCGCCGCCAGCACTGCGTTCTATCTGGACGTGGCCGGCATGCTGCTGCAGCGCGATCGCCGTGACGAGGCCCTGCGCGTGCTGTCCAACCTCGCCGAGCTGGAACTGGAGAATCGCCACGTCCTGCGCGTGCTGGGCTACCGGCTGATGCAGGCCAAGGCGTATCCGCTCGCGGTGCAGGTATTCCGTCAGGTATCGGAGATGGCCGACGAGGAACCGCAGAGCCATCGCGACCTCGCCCTGGCACTGGCCGCGGACGGTGCGCGGCAGGAAGCGATTCGTCACCTCTACGACGTGGCCACCCGGCAGTGGGACGGCCGCTTCGCCGAGATCGAACTGGTCGCGTTGAACGAACTCAACCAGATCGTTGCCACTTCACCCGCACAGCTGGATACGGGCTTCATCGACCCGCGCTTGCTGAAGAACATGCCGCTGGATCTGCGGGTCGCGCTGTCGTGGGACAGCGACAACAGCGACATGGACTTGTGGGTCACCGATCCGAACGGCGAGAAGTGCTACTACTCGAACACGCTGACCTATCAGGGCGGGCTGATCTCGGACGACTTCACCGGCGGCTACGGTCCGGAGGAATTCGTCCTTCGCGATGCCAAGCCGGGCAAGTACCGGATCGAGGCGCATTACTTCGGCGACCGCCAGCAGGTGGTCACCGGGGCGACGACGCTTTCGCTCCGGTTGAGCACGGCCTGGGGCACGCGCAAGCAGCGCGACCAGACCGTGACCTTGCGCCTGTCGGGCAAGAACGAGTCCGTGCTCGTCGGCGAATTCGAGGTCGAATGA
- a CDS encoding LytTR family DNA-binding domain-containing protein: MDSVSQTPFERYQPWRRSVEVGFWVVTYLVSAIGNSLTANMDVSRLALDFASWQPVAWEASSAIASLALIPAVVWFTRRWPLHLDNWRQMLPAHLLASVAWSALHVIGMVAIRKAVYATQGQHYDFGNWWWEFGYEYLKDIRSYAGVVATIEVYRFVLRRWQGEASLLDVPDDGPPMESVERPERFLVRKLGREFLVGANDIEWMQASGNYVNLRMRGHDYPLRSTIGGIEGKLDPDRFVRVHRSYIVNLDQVGSIEPLDTGDARVHMKDGSNLPCSRTYRGGLRQRVGQDG; encoded by the coding sequence ATGGATTCCGTCAGCCAGACCCCATTCGAGCGCTACCAACCGTGGCGACGCAGTGTCGAAGTCGGGTTCTGGGTCGTCACCTACCTGGTCAGTGCGATCGGCAACAGCCTGACCGCCAACATGGACGTGAGCCGGCTGGCGCTCGACTTCGCCAGCTGGCAGCCGGTGGCCTGGGAAGCCAGCAGCGCCATCGCCTCGCTCGCGTTGATTCCCGCGGTGGTCTGGTTCACCCGCCGCTGGCCGCTGCACCTCGACAACTGGCGACAGATGCTGCCCGCGCACTTGCTGGCCAGCGTCGCCTGGTCGGCGCTGCACGTGATCGGCATGGTGGCGATCCGCAAGGCGGTCTACGCCACCCAGGGACAGCACTACGACTTCGGCAACTGGTGGTGGGAGTTCGGCTACGAATACCTGAAGGACATCCGCTCCTATGCCGGGGTGGTGGCCACCATCGAGGTCTACCGCTTCGTGCTCCGCCGCTGGCAGGGCGAGGCGAGCCTGCTCGACGTGCCGGACGATGGCCCGCCGATGGAGTCGGTGGAGCGCCCCGAGCGCTTCCTGGTGCGCAAGCTCGGCCGCGAATTCCTGGTCGGCGCCAACGACATCGAATGGATGCAGGCCTCCGGCAACTACGTCAACCTGCGCATGCGCGGGCACGACTACCCGCTGCGCAGCACCATCGGCGGGATCGAGGGCAAGCTGGACCCGGATCGCTTCGTCCGCGTCCATCGCAGCTACATCGTCAACCTCGACCAGGTGGGTTCTATCGAACCACTGGACACCGGCGACGCCCGCGTCCACATGAAGGACGGCAGTAACCTGCCATGCAGCCGGACCTATCGTGGCGGCTTGCGGCAGCGGGTCGGGCAGGATGGCTGA